In Syngnathus scovelli strain Florida chromosome 11, RoL_Ssco_1.2, whole genome shotgun sequence, one DNA window encodes the following:
- the eefsec gene encoding selenocysteine-specific elongation factor, producing the protein MAANKSTTLNFNIGVLGHVDSGKTSLARALSSTASTAAFDKNPQSRERGITLDLGFSSFTVDLPEHLRDSEDHRGRYDNLQFTLVDCPGHASLIRTIIGGAQIIDLMMLVVDVVKGVQTQTAECLLIGELTCPRMVVVLNKTDLLPANKRQSAIEKMTKRLHKTLENTSFKDCPVIAVAAKPGGPEGGDTEEPQGVSELIELLKKQTYLPRREPGGDLLMAVDHCFSIRGQGTVMTGTILQGSLAINDTVEIPALKVTKKVKSIQMFRKPVSGAMQGDRVGVCVTQFDPKLLERGLVCTPGSLRTVFAAVISAKKIGYFKGSLGTRAKFHITVGHETVMARVTFFGLPPDAPQSRSPETAFAFDREYLYQEEYVTGQGESNSGPDPEQWALLEFERPVTCPLLCLVIGSKLDTDIHANACRLAFQGRLLHGFEDKGYAETGLPRLLIYKTKHKEGQVERVADDYTVIGRNLFKKETNLQIFVGLKVTLSTGETGVIEGGFGQSGKFKIRVQEGLRPEAKRLLSSTMSKKKGKGGGKDANEDEPKADTQHVSIHLDFKRYVFDPHKKMVQL; encoded by the exons ATGGCAGCCAATAAGAGTACAACTTTGAATTTCAACATCGGGGTACTCGGACATGTGGACAGCGGCAAGACGTCGCTGGCGCGAGCGTTAAGCAGCACTGCGTCCACGGCTGCCTTCGATAAAAACCCTCAGTCCCGAGAGAGAGGCATCACACTGGACCTTGGTTTCTCCTCCTTCACCGTGGACCTTCCCGAGCACCTGCGGGACAGCGAAGACCACCGGGGGCGTTATGACAACCTGCAGTTCACCTTGGTGGACTGTCCGGGACATGCCTCTCTCATTCGGACAATCATTGGAG GGGCGCAAATCATCGACTTGATGATGCTGGTGGTGGACGTGGTGAAAGGGGTGCAGACTCAAACAGCAGAGTGTCTGCTCATCGGAGAGCTGACCTGCCCTCGCATGGTGGTTGTGCTTAACAAGACTGACCTTCTGCCGGCCAACAAGAGACAGAGCGCGATTGAGAAAATGACCAAGAGACTTCACAAAACGCTGGAGAACACCAG TTTCAAAGATTGTCCAGTGATTGCAGTGGCAGCCAAGCCCGGAGGCCCCGAGGGTGGCGACACAGAGGAACCACAGGGGGTGTCCGAGTTAATCGAG CTATTAAAAAAGCAGACTTATCTCCCACGGAGAGAGCCAGGAGGTGACCTGCTgatggctgtggaccactgcttTTCCATCCGTGGCCAGGGAACAGTCATGACCGGCACCATCCTGCAGGGGTCACTAGCCATCAACGACACCGTAGAAATCCCAGCACTGAAG GTGACTAAGAAGGTAAAGTCGATACAGATGTTTCGGAAGCCAGTGTCGGGGGCCATGCAGGGAGACcgcgtgggtgtgtgcgtgacacAGTTTGACCCAAAGTTGCTGGAGAGGGGGCTGGTGTGCACCCCGGGCTCCCTGCGCACCGTCTTCGCCGCTGTCATCTCCGCCAAGAAGATCGGCTACTTCAAGGGCTCCCTCGGCACGCGGGCCAAGTTCCACATCACGGTGGGACACGAGACGGTCATGGCACGGGTGACTTTCTTTGGATTGCCGCCAGACGCGCCGCAGTCCCGCTCGCCAGAAACGGCCTTCGCCTTCGACAGGGAGTACCTCTACCAAGAAGAATACGTCACCGGCCAGGGAGAGTCCAACTCGGGACCTGACCCAGAGCAGTGGGCCTTGTTGGAGTTTGAGCGGCCCGTCACGTGCCCCTTACTGTGCCTGGTGATTGGCTCCAAGCTGGACACGGACATCCACGCTAATGCGTGCCGCTTGGCCTTCCAAGGGCGCCTGCTGCACGGCTTTGAAGATAAAGGCTATGCTGAGACGGGCCTCCCTCGCCTGCTCATCTATAAGACCAAACACAAGGAAGGGCAAGTGGAAAGG GTGGCCGACGACTACACTGTGATTGGCCGCAACCTGTTCAAGAAGGAAACAAACCTCCAGATCTTCGTGGGCCTGAAGGTCACGTTGTCGACGGGCGAAACCGGCGTCATCGAGGGCGGGTTTGGACAGAGCGGGAAGTTCAAAATTCGGGTACAAG AGGGTCTCCGCCCAGAAGCCAAGCGGTTGCTGTCCTCGACCATGTCCAAGAAAAAAGGAAAGGGGGGCGGCAAAGACGCAAATGAAGACGAGCCCAAAGCGGACACTCAGCATGTTAGCATTCACTTGGATTTCAAGCGCTATGTCTTTGACCCTCACAAGAAAATGGTTCAGTTGTGA